The window gttgatttgaattttaactAAAGTTCTGTTTGAAGAATAGATACTTGTATAAGTAATGAAAATGGATCTGCACATAGCAAATGATCGACTTAAGTCAGCGGGTtagaccttgttttactcaaatGCTTGCTACTTCTATACACTCTAGATCTTGTTCTTAAACAACAGCCGTTTAATATTGCAAGATAGCTGAACATTTAAGAACATCGGATAAGAAATGGACAATTGTATGTTTGTTAATTCTTCAAGCGCACTTAAGCTTTCTATGCTCAGAAGTTTGCACAGTGCataatgtcaaataaaaaaaaaaccatacataATGTTTTAGTTTGAACTTTGTAAAATCATGCAATGTTAGAGGTCTTGCTAATACTTCAGCAATAACGGATACATTAACTATTTTATATGGACATCCGTCATACATGTGAAATAAGCTTCGTATTATAGATAATCCAGTCATACATATTAAATACAGCTTCCTATAGCTATTATGTGTTCAAGAAAATATATAGTTTTTCGCCCATTAATAATACCTGCGTacagaaatcaataaaaaaagccTTTTAAAAtcgaaatcattttattttttgattccTAAAAAAggttttacagaaaaaaaacatgaaacacGGTTTATAAGAAAGTCGTGTTTATGTTGTTTTCCTGGCGTGATATAGACTCGTACTTGTTTTCAGAATCTCCTGATGCCATATTTCCGAGTTCTGTGTAAGTTTCAGCATTCGGTTCATTTTCACCTCGCTGACTTATGATAACATTTGGGATATCCGTTTTGGTCCTAGATTTGTCTCTAATATAAATACACAGAACTTACATTATTTAGAAAATGcgcaaaatatttttgttattagcAGATATAATAGTATTTCTTATGCTCTGACATTGTTTTGTCTAACTATTCTACGTTggataatatatttatttcaaaatacagGATGTTTTAGTACATGCCTTAAATATATAAGCAGTTGCAAGTTCAACTGTTTCATACCTACCTTAATCTAAGCTTAATGAAGAAATAGGTATTCAATATTGTTAAAATAGTCGAAATCCCCACAAATACagccaaagaaatttttaagGACTC is drawn from Crassostrea angulata isolate pt1a10 chromosome 5, ASM2561291v2, whole genome shotgun sequence and contains these coding sequences:
- the LOC128183005 gene encoding uncharacterized protein LOC128183005; the encoded protein is MNDLLCVFAISLFLVTTNGQCPDNAESLESLKISLAVFVGISTILTILNTYFFIKLRLRDKSRTKTDIPNVIISQRGENEPNAETYTELGNMASGDSENKYESISRQENNINTTFL